From a single Micromonospora pallida genomic region:
- a CDS encoding glycosyltransferase produces the protein MTRSGSAIDAATGAEGSRPRILYLSFYFPPSRASGVFRARATANHLAAAGWDVTALAAPREFFTHYLRGAVDETLEATVDPRVRIERPPMDMRHWETDLSKFGAFRANFPIVADKVHMAVRNRIFPEPYLGWMPGVFRTALRLHRERRIDLVLATGNPFVSFAAARTLGRLFRVPYVVDYRDAWTINQFTEELSVPEGGRAMKWEAKVLRDAAEIVFVNDGMRRWHAERYPYAADRMQVVPNGWEPELLGTPEYAVADPDRPLRFAYLGTVTSYLPLDVLFDGWRRARQHPLLAGAELNIHGHLGFFPASVPPLLGRIEEEREAGVRYRGAFAKAEAAAVYAQTDALVFCVPGAKYVTSGKVFEYMASGKPVVSVHEPEIAAAEVLDGYPLWFAGSRLDADSVAHSFVEAAKAARDLDRGTFEAALRHAQTYTRDATLSPWEARLRRLAEGSR, from the coding sequence CTGACAAGGAGTGGCAGCGCCATCGACGCGGCAACCGGCGCGGAGGGATCGCGCCCCCGGATCCTCTACCTGTCCTTCTACTTCCCACCCAGCCGGGCCAGCGGGGTCTTCCGGGCCCGGGCCACGGCGAACCACCTGGCCGCCGCCGGCTGGGACGTCACGGCGCTGGCCGCGCCGCGCGAGTTCTTCACCCACTACCTCCGCGGCGCGGTCGACGAGACGCTCGAAGCCACCGTGGACCCCCGGGTGCGCATCGAGCGTCCGCCGATGGACATGCGCCACTGGGAGACCGACCTGAGCAAGTTCGGCGCGTTCCGGGCGAACTTCCCGATCGTCGCCGACAAGGTGCACATGGCGGTCCGGAACCGGATCTTCCCGGAGCCCTACCTGGGCTGGATGCCGGGCGTGTTCCGCACCGCGCTGCGGCTGCACCGCGAGCGCCGGATCGACCTGGTCCTGGCGACCGGCAACCCGTTCGTGTCGTTCGCGGCGGCCCGCACCCTGGGCCGGCTCTTCCGGGTGCCGTACGTGGTCGACTACCGGGACGCCTGGACGATCAACCAGTTCACCGAGGAACTCTCCGTCCCCGAGGGCGGGCGGGCCATGAAGTGGGAGGCGAAGGTCCTGCGGGACGCGGCGGAGATCGTCTTCGTCAACGACGGGATGCGCCGCTGGCACGCCGAGCGCTACCCGTACGCCGCCGACCGGATGCAGGTGGTGCCGAACGGCTGGGAGCCGGAACTGCTCGGCACTCCCGAGTACGCCGTCGCCGACCCCGACCGCCCGCTGCGCTTCGCGTACCTGGGCACGGTCACCTCGTACCTCCCGCTCGACGTCCTCTTCGACGGCTGGCGGCGGGCCCGGCAGCACCCGCTGCTCGCCGGCGCCGAACTGAACATCCACGGCCATCTCGGCTTCTTCCCGGCCAGCGTCCCACCGCTGTTGGGGCGTATCGAGGAGGAGCGCGAGGCCGGCGTCCGCTACCGGGGCGCGTTCGCCAAGGCCGAGGCCGCTGCCGTGTACGCCCAGACGGACGCACTGGTCTTCTGCGTCCCCGGGGCGAAGTACGTCACCTCGGGCAAGGTCTTCGAGTACATGGCCTCGGGCAAGCCGGTGGTCTCCGTCCACGAACCGGAGATCGCCGCCGCCGAGGTGCTGGACGGCTACCCGCTCTGGTTCGCCGGGTCACGGCTGGACGCCGACTCGGTGGCGCACTCGTTCGTCGAGGCGGCCAAGGCGGCCCGGGACCTCGACCGGGGGACCTTCGAGGCGGCCCTGCGCCACGCGCAGACGTACACCCGGGACGCCACACTCAGCCCATGGGAGGCGCGGCTGCGCCGGCTCGCGGAGGGATCGCGGTGA
- a CDS encoding nucleotide sugar dehydrogenase codes for MNICVVALGKIGLPLAVQFATKGHRVVGADVSERVVNLVNDGAVPFPGEADLDVKLKEVVSAGLLSATTDTAAAVAESEAVVVVVPLFVDAEGVPDFGWMDNATRAIAAGLKPGTLVSYETTLPVGTTRNRWAPMLEQGSGLTAGKDFHLVFSPERVLTGRVFADLRRYPKLVGGIDEASAVHGVRFYEAVLDFDERPDLGKPNGVWDLGSAEASELAKLAETTYRDVNIGLANQFARFADTVGVDVTKVIEACNTQPYSHIHSPGIAVGGHCIPIYPRMYLWNDPAATVVRSAREANAAMPDYAVDLLAAAYGDLTGAEVLVLGAAYRGGVKETAFSGVFPTVEALRARGAKPYVSDPMYTAEELTAHGLPPYSGERVTAAVVQADHAEYRTLAGTDLPDVRVLVDGRRVTDAARWPGVRRVVIGG; via the coding sequence ATGAACATCTGCGTCGTAGCCCTCGGAAAGATCGGACTGCCGCTGGCCGTGCAGTTCGCGACGAAGGGCCACCGGGTCGTCGGTGCCGACGTCTCCGAGCGGGTGGTCAACCTGGTCAACGACGGCGCGGTGCCGTTCCCCGGGGAAGCCGACCTGGACGTCAAGCTCAAGGAGGTGGTTTCCGCCGGGCTCCTCTCGGCCACCACCGACACCGCCGCCGCGGTCGCCGAGAGCGAGGCCGTTGTGGTCGTCGTGCCGCTGTTCGTGGACGCCGAGGGCGTGCCGGACTTCGGCTGGATGGACAACGCGACCCGGGCCATCGCGGCCGGGCTGAAGCCGGGCACGCTGGTCAGCTACGAGACCACGCTGCCGGTGGGCACCACCCGCAACCGCTGGGCGCCGATGCTCGAGCAGGGCTCCGGGCTCACCGCCGGCAAGGACTTCCACCTCGTGTTCAGCCCCGAGCGGGTGCTCACCGGCCGGGTCTTTGCCGACCTGCGCCGCTACCCGAAGCTGGTCGGTGGCATCGACGAGGCGTCCGCCGTGCACGGCGTCCGCTTCTACGAGGCGGTGCTCGACTTCGACGAGCGCCCCGACCTGGGCAAGCCGAACGGCGTGTGGGACCTCGGCTCCGCCGAGGCGTCCGAGCTGGCCAAGCTCGCCGAGACCACCTACCGGGACGTCAACATCGGCCTGGCGAACCAGTTCGCCCGGTTCGCCGACACCGTCGGCGTGGACGTCACGAAGGTCATCGAGGCGTGCAACACCCAGCCGTACAGCCACATCCACTCGCCGGGCATCGCGGTCGGCGGGCACTGCATCCCGATCTACCCCCGGATGTACCTGTGGAACGACCCGGCCGCCACCGTGGTCCGCTCCGCCCGCGAGGCGAACGCGGCCATGCCGGACTACGCGGTCGACCTGCTCGCCGCCGCGTACGGCGACCTCACCGGCGCGGAGGTGCTGGTGCTCGGGGCGGCGTACCGGGGCGGGGTCAAGGAGACCGCCTTCTCCGGGGTCTTCCCGACCGTCGAGGCGCTGCGGGCCCGGGGCGCCAAGCCATACGTCTCGGACCCGATGTACACCGCCGAGGAGCTGACCGCGCACGGGCTGCCCCCGTACTCCGGTGAGCGGGTCACCGCCGCCGTCGTGCAGGCCGACCACGCCGAGTACCGCACCCTGGCCGGCACCGACCTGCCCGACGTGCGAGTGCTGGTGGACGGCCGACGGGTGACCGACGCCGCCCGTTGGCCTGGCGTCCGTCGCGTCGTCATCGGCGGCTGA
- a CDS encoding glycosyltransferase family 2 protein has translation MTVPDVTVITAVYNTMPYLTRCLTSVLEQTIGLDRLEVVAVDDGSTDGSGRELDRFARTYPGTVKVIHQANSGGPAKPSNRALEIATGRYVFFIGSDDYLGPEALERLVTAADRYDSDVVLGRMVGVNTRYIHQAIYESTQPEVDLFTSPLPYSLSNTKLFRRDLIDRHKLRYPEDMPVGSDQPFTIEACFRARRVSVLADYDYYFAVRRFNAHNITYKSRHLERLHCAESIMDFVAGLIEAGPRRDAVLLRHFDWEVARLLENDFLALDRPTQASVQAGVRGLAERYLTDPIRDQLGIETRVRLALAWHGELDDLLAVIRVDADQDTPPTVVENNRWYADYPGFRDPRLGLADDWFEITGSAADWIARLDTVSVTFEGNRALVVTARSPRPDLPHLASALKLLAGDVPAEATELVPDITGTTIRARVPLAGLLTDLAPGGKLRLIQARIDAFGTTGTAPLRGPRRAVPQRVVVRRGARLHILTATSNHKGQLIVAVAPVTPRRVMARLRRRLPLGGK, from the coding sequence GTGACCGTCCCCGACGTCACCGTCATCACCGCCGTCTACAACACCATGCCCTACCTGACCCGGTGCCTGACCTCCGTGTTGGAGCAGACCATCGGGCTCGACCGGCTGGAGGTCGTCGCGGTGGACGACGGCTCCACCGACGGCAGCGGCCGGGAGTTGGATCGGTTCGCCCGGACCTATCCGGGCACGGTCAAGGTGATCCACCAGGCGAACTCCGGCGGCCCGGCGAAGCCGAGCAACCGGGCGCTGGAGATCGCCACCGGCCGGTACGTCTTCTTCATCGGGTCGGACGACTACCTCGGCCCGGAGGCGCTGGAGCGGCTGGTCACCGCCGCCGACCGGTACGACTCCGACGTGGTGCTGGGCCGGATGGTCGGGGTGAACACCCGCTACATCCACCAGGCGATCTACGAGTCGACGCAGCCCGAGGTGGACCTGTTCACCTCTCCGCTGCCGTACTCGCTGTCGAACACCAAGCTGTTCCGGCGGGACCTGATCGATCGGCACAAGCTGCGCTACCCGGAGGACATGCCGGTCGGCAGCGACCAACCGTTCACCATCGAGGCGTGCTTCCGGGCGCGGCGGGTCTCCGTCCTCGCCGACTACGACTACTACTTCGCGGTGCGCCGGTTCAACGCGCACAACATCACCTACAAGAGCCGGCACCTGGAACGACTGCACTGCGCCGAATCGATCATGGATTTCGTGGCCGGACTGATCGAGGCCGGTCCCCGGCGGGACGCGGTGCTGCTGCGCCACTTCGACTGGGAGGTCGCCCGGCTACTGGAGAACGACTTCCTGGCGCTGGATCGGCCGACCCAGGCCAGCGTCCAGGCCGGGGTACGGGGACTGGCCGAGCGGTACCTCACCGACCCGATCCGGGACCAGCTCGGCATCGAGACCCGGGTCCGGCTCGCCCTCGCCTGGCACGGCGAACTGGACGACCTGCTTGCCGTGATCCGGGTGGACGCCGACCAGGACACCCCGCCGACGGTGGTCGAGAACAACCGCTGGTACGCCGACTACCCGGGCTTCCGCGACCCCCGTCTCGGCCTCGCCGACGACTGGTTCGAGATCACCGGCAGCGCCGCGGACTGGATCGCCCGGCTCGACACGGTCTCGGTCACCTTCGAGGGCAACCGCGCGCTCGTGGTGACCGCCCGCAGTCCCCGTCCCGACCTGCCGCATCTGGCATCCGCGTTGAAACTCCTGGCCGGCGACGTGCCGGCGGAGGCCACCGAGCTGGTCCCGGACATCACTGGCACCACGATCCGGGCCCGCGTCCCGCTGGCGGGTCTGCTGACCGACCTGGCACCCGGCGGTAAACTTCGACTCATCCAGGCGCGGATCGACGCGTTCGGTACCACGGGGACGGCCCCCCTGCGCGGTCCCCGGCGGGCGGTGCCCCAGCGCGTCGTGGTACGCCGCGGCGCGCGCCTGCACATCCTCACCGCCACCAGCAACCACAAGGGTCAACTGATCGTCGCCGTAGCACCTGTGACGCCACGACGGGTGATGGCCCGTCTGCGGCGCAGGCTTCCACTGGGAGGAAAGTAG
- a CDS encoding glycosyltransferase family 4 protein, protein MLVDNGVNGDSRVQKTARSAADAGWEVVLLGRSPGGVAQSWRLGDAEVRLLAMPDPLARRRHEFRRAWLRWPLAYPPSGIAAHRQQSVKAWQADLAVRAAQLSVADPATARLALRKRLLRAEQTAAKLTRTWVSGRYWMLTQARQRRRFRNPWDLAYTKFWQAVKGDGAWRRLEPSLWDYELAYGPVLDELAPDLIHANDFRMLGVAARAKIRAAARGREIKIVWDAHEFLPGLKPWQDNARWLPAHRAHEREYAPYADAVMTVSDGLAELLRREHGLSSMPDVVLNAPAADHGELTPDAPAPDLRALCGVGPDTPLLVYSGAAAKQRGLDIMVDALPQLPGVHVALVVNKPTGPYVTGVLARAARLGVADRVHALPYVAHWQVVPFLSGADAGVIPIHHWPNHEIALITKFFEYSHARLPLVVSDVKTMAGTVRSTGQGEVFRAEDVADYVRAVRSVLGDPERYRAAYDRPGLLESWTWEAQAEVLDGVYRRLLPDRPGPTPSGSPGPAAGSDPAGSEAARPAVGAGT, encoded by the coding sequence ATGTTGGTGGACAACGGTGTCAACGGTGACTCCCGGGTGCAGAAGACCGCGCGCTCGGCTGCGGACGCCGGCTGGGAGGTCGTCCTGCTGGGCCGTTCCCCGGGGGGTGTGGCCCAGTCCTGGCGCCTCGGTGACGCCGAGGTGCGACTGCTGGCCATGCCCGACCCGCTGGCCCGCCGCCGCCACGAGTTCCGTCGGGCCTGGCTGCGTTGGCCGTTGGCGTACCCGCCGAGCGGGATCGCCGCGCACCGGCAGCAGAGCGTCAAGGCCTGGCAGGCCGACCTCGCCGTTCGGGCCGCTCAGCTGTCCGTGGCCGACCCGGCGACCGCCCGGCTCGCCCTGCGCAAGCGGCTGTTGCGGGCCGAGCAGACTGCCGCGAAGCTCACCCGGACCTGGGTGTCCGGGCGGTACTGGATGCTCACCCAGGCCCGTCAGCGTCGTCGGTTCCGCAATCCGTGGGATCTGGCGTACACGAAGTTCTGGCAGGCGGTGAAGGGCGACGGCGCGTGGCGCCGGCTGGAGCCGAGCCTCTGGGACTACGAGCTGGCCTACGGGCCGGTGCTCGACGAGTTGGCCCCCGACCTGATCCACGCCAACGACTTCCGGATGCTCGGTGTCGCCGCCCGTGCCAAGATCCGCGCGGCCGCCCGGGGCCGGGAGATCAAGATCGTCTGGGACGCGCACGAGTTCCTGCCCGGCCTGAAGCCGTGGCAGGACAACGCCCGCTGGCTGCCCGCCCACCGGGCCCACGAGCGGGAGTACGCCCCGTACGCCGACGCGGTGATGACCGTCTCCGACGGCCTGGCCGAGCTGCTGCGCCGTGAGCACGGGCTGAGCAGCATGCCGGACGTGGTGCTCAACGCGCCGGCAGCCGACCACGGTGAGCTGACTCCCGACGCGCCCGCGCCCGACCTGCGCGCCCTCTGCGGCGTCGGCCCCGACACCCCGCTGCTGGTCTACAGCGGGGCGGCGGCGAAGCAACGCGGCCTGGACATCATGGTCGACGCGCTGCCGCAGTTGCCCGGCGTGCACGTCGCGCTGGTGGTCAACAAGCCCACCGGCCCGTACGTGACCGGGGTGCTGGCCCGTGCGGCGCGGCTCGGTGTCGCCGACCGGGTGCACGCGCTGCCGTACGTGGCGCACTGGCAGGTGGTGCCCTTCCTCTCCGGCGCCGACGCCGGGGTGATCCCGATCCACCACTGGCCCAACCACGAGATCGCGCTGATCACCAAGTTCTTCGAGTACTCGCATGCGCGGCTGCCGCTGGTGGTCAGCGACGTGAAGACGATGGCCGGGACGGTGCGCTCCACCGGCCAGGGTGAGGTGTTCCGCGCCGAGGACGTGGCCGACTACGTGCGGGCCGTCCGGTCGGTGCTCGGCGACCCGGAGCGCTACCGGGCCGCGTACGACCGGCCGGGCCTGCTGGAGAGTTGGACCTGGGAGGCGCAGGCCGAGGTGCTGGACGGTGTCTACCGGCGCCTGCTGCCCGACCGGCCGGGACCGACACCGTCCGGTTCGCCGGGTCCGGCCGCCGGGAGTGACCCGGCCGGCTCGGAGGCCGCGCGCCCGGCGGTGGGGGCCGGCACGTGA
- a CDS encoding glycosyltransferase, which produces MHSSSGVASGEARGRVVMLVHNAVKGDSRVQKIARSAAAAGWEVILLGRSPDRQPHTWHEGQAEVRLIPMSSPLTRRRHDFRRRWLRGPLGYLPTGVAAHRRQSVKAWQADLRVRHGLLVLAQRSGKAPALLPVRKAVVRGQQVAAKLLSGWVSLRYRQLNRAQEARRRLTGPWDRFQAVVWTKLMGDRAWRRLEPRLWDYEIAFGPVIDKLKPDLIHAHDFRMIGVGARAAVRGRVARRDVQLVWDVHEFLPGVNPGNNTLRWMPGNRAAEREYAPYADAVITVSESLGDLLIKEHGLRERPYVVLNAPNVHEVPDDEDIDAEQPNIREACGIGPDTPLLVYSGGAAVQRGLGTMVEALPQLDGVHVAFVVPKSTDGYVEGLLARATELGVADRIHVLPYVRFYQVVSFLSSADVGVIPIHHWPNHEIALITKFFEYSHARLPIVVSDVKTMAETVRRTGQGEVFRAEDVADYVRAVREVLADPKRYRAAYDQPGLLERWTWEAQAEVLDEVYSRLLPGRPRPAGATGASTSREVGSEAAAQGDYVPR; this is translated from the coding sequence ATGCACTCTTCGAGCGGCGTCGCGTCCGGCGAGGCCCGGGGGCGCGTGGTCATGCTGGTCCACAACGCGGTCAAGGGTGACTCCCGGGTGCAGAAGATCGCCCGCTCGGCCGCGGCGGCCGGGTGGGAGGTCATCCTGCTCGGCCGGTCACCGGACCGTCAGCCGCACACCTGGCACGAGGGTCAGGCCGAGGTCCGGCTGATTCCGATGTCGTCCCCGCTGACCCGTCGGCGGCACGATTTCCGCCGGCGTTGGCTGCGGGGTCCGCTCGGCTACCTGCCCACCGGGGTGGCCGCCCACCGGCGTCAGTCGGTGAAGGCGTGGCAGGCGGACCTGCGGGTGCGGCACGGCCTGCTGGTGCTGGCGCAGCGGTCCGGCAAGGCACCGGCCCTGCTGCCGGTGCGCAAGGCCGTCGTCCGTGGTCAGCAGGTGGCCGCGAAGCTGCTCAGCGGCTGGGTCTCGCTGCGTTATCGCCAGCTCAACCGGGCGCAGGAGGCCCGTCGCCGGCTGACCGGCCCGTGGGACCGCTTCCAGGCGGTGGTCTGGACGAAGCTGATGGGCGACCGGGCCTGGCGTCGGTTGGAGCCCCGCCTCTGGGACTACGAGATCGCCTTCGGCCCGGTCATCGACAAGCTCAAGCCGGACCTGATCCATGCCCACGACTTCCGGATGATCGGGGTCGGTGCCCGGGCCGCTGTCCGGGGGCGGGTCGCCCGGCGGGACGTGCAGCTGGTCTGGGACGTGCACGAGTTCCTACCGGGGGTCAACCCGGGGAACAACACCCTGCGCTGGATGCCTGGCAACCGCGCTGCCGAGCGGGAGTACGCCCCGTACGCCGATGCGGTGATCACCGTCTCCGAGAGCCTCGGTGACCTGCTGATCAAGGAGCACGGACTGCGCGAGCGCCCGTACGTGGTGCTCAACGCGCCCAACGTCCACGAGGTGCCGGACGACGAGGACATCGACGCGGAGCAGCCGAACATCCGCGAGGCGTGCGGCATCGGCCCGGACACGCCGCTGCTCGTCTACAGCGGTGGTGCGGCCGTGCAGCGGGGGCTCGGCACGATGGTCGAGGCGCTGCCGCAGCTCGACGGGGTCCACGTGGCCTTCGTGGTGCCGAAGTCCACCGACGGTTACGTCGAGGGGCTGCTGGCGCGGGCTACGGAACTCGGTGTCGCGGACCGGATCCACGTGCTGCCGTATGTCCGGTTCTACCAGGTGGTGTCCTTCCTCTCCTCGGCGGACGTCGGGGTGATCCCGATCCACCACTGGCCCAACCACGAGATCGCGCTGATCACGAAGTTCTTCGAGTACTCGCACGCTCGGCTGCCGATCGTGGTGAGCGACGTGAAGACGATGGCGGAGACGGTGCGCCGGACCGGGCAGGGCGAGGTGTTCCGGGCCGAGGACGTCGCGGACTACGTGCGCGCCGTGCGGGAGGTGCTGGCCGATCCGAAGCGGTACCGGGCCGCCTACGACCAGCCCGGCCTGCTGGAGCGGTGGACCTGGGAGGCGCAGGCCGAGGTGTTGGACGAGGTCTACAGCCGCCTGCTGCCCGGTCGCCCGCGCCCCGCCGGGGCAACCGGCGCGTCGACCAGCCGCGAGGTCGGGTCCGAGGCCGCCGCGCAGGGCGACTACGTCCCCCGCTGA
- a CDS encoding glycosyltransferase family 4 protein: MGVPADRDVAIVTPWYPTRQVPFGGAFVQAMVEATVSAWDRATVYHVDGWGARVPESQDQAIMRAHRKLLTRAVTETSTVAGAGLWYVPVPMRVGLSFAQFARRNAEALRTVLRGKPIAAPVVHAHVGLRGGWTALENARPDARVYVTEHATFLPTVLAEPDSRAMYDEVISRATGFFAVGEVLRSVLVEAFPHHAHKIGFMPNPISFTAPREQPVTALRRWLYVGSLSERKGVALLLEAFARCRAEDPSLSLTFVGDGRLRSKLTSRAAALGLTDAVSFAGSVLPDQALELMREHDLLIHPSRLETFGMTVVEAIAAGVPVLVTRCGGPEETLAGIEDAVGGLIDVTDDPDTIVDGYRRLRDRFPQGLDLAHARSVLVARYGYDAVGQAHARTWFPETDDAGSAAATSFATAPSME, translated from the coding sequence GTGGGTGTTCCCGCTGACCGGGACGTGGCCATCGTCACGCCCTGGTACCCGACCAGGCAGGTGCCGTTCGGCGGTGCCTTCGTCCAGGCGATGGTCGAGGCGACCGTGTCGGCCTGGGACCGCGCCACCGTCTACCACGTCGACGGCTGGGGCGCACGGGTTCCCGAGTCGCAGGACCAGGCAATCATGCGGGCCCACCGGAAGCTCCTCACCCGGGCGGTCACCGAGACCAGCACGGTCGCCGGAGCCGGACTGTGGTACGTGCCCGTGCCGATGCGGGTCGGTTTGTCCTTCGCCCAGTTCGCCCGGCGGAACGCCGAGGCGTTGCGGACCGTGCTGCGCGGGAAGCCGATCGCCGCCCCGGTGGTGCATGCCCACGTCGGCCTGCGCGGCGGGTGGACGGCACTCGAGAACGCCCGCCCCGACGCCCGGGTCTACGTGACCGAACACGCGACCTTCCTGCCGACCGTGCTCGCCGAGCCGGACTCCCGGGCCATGTACGACGAGGTGATCAGCCGGGCGACCGGGTTCTTCGCGGTCGGCGAGGTGCTGCGGTCCGTCCTGGTCGAGGCGTTTCCGCATCACGCCCACAAGATCGGCTTCATGCCCAATCCGATCTCGTTCACCGCTCCCCGCGAGCAGCCGGTCACCGCGCTGCGCCGCTGGCTCTACGTCGGTTCGCTCAGTGAGCGCAAGGGCGTGGCCCTGCTGCTGGAGGCCTTCGCGCGGTGCCGGGCGGAGGATCCGTCGCTCAGCCTGACCTTCGTGGGTGACGGGCGGCTGCGGTCGAAGCTCACCTCGCGGGCCGCTGCGCTGGGCCTGACGGACGCGGTGAGCTTCGCCGGCTCGGTCCTGCCGGACCAGGCGCTCGAGCTGATGCGCGAGCACGATCTGCTGATCCACCCGAGCCGGCTGGAGACCTTCGGCATGACGGTGGTGGAGGCCATCGCGGCGGGTGTCCCGGTCCTGGTGACCCGGTGCGGCGGCCCGGAGGAGACGCTCGCCGGCATCGAGGATGCCGTCGGCGGGCTGATCGACGTGACCGACGACCCGGACACCATCGTCGACGGCTACCGGCGGCTGCGCGACCGGTTCCCGCAGGGACTGGACCTGGCCCACGCCCGCTCCGTCCTGGTGGCCCGCTACGGGTACGACGCGGTCGGGCAGGCCCACGCGCGGACGTGGTTCCCGGAGACCGACGACGCCGGGTCCGCCGCCGCGACCTCGTTCGCGACCGCCCCCTCGATGGAGTGA
- a CDS encoding glycosyltransferase family 4 protein, which translates to MDLNGVVAARPTRGRVVMVVDNGVHGDSRVQKSARSAAEAGWDVILIGMKGDSEVESWRLGDAEVRLVPVAKQLAEPAFRRGGSLRRPFAYADGRHVGRRQQLMKAWRADIVARIAQQRAERGKAGGRGLPRLIVPRAGLALASRWVRFRAGQTRKLREARVQPDQWLNRMTVRYWTATMGARSWRRLDPSLWEWELAFGKVIDNLKPDIIHAHDFKMVGVGARAAARARARGRDVRFVFDAHEYVPGLLPRTPGWLEAQVAYEREYIRQADAVVTVSDALADLLRTDHRLAEKPTVVMNSPVLSTAEAADDDTPVRDLRALCGLGPDTPLLAYSGGITVVRGVDLVVEALTHLPDVHLAMLSVAPSGIVSRAAAKLREQAVALGVADRVHLLPYVPHWQVSRVLASADAAVSPLHHLPNHEIALSNKFFEYSHARLPLIVSDVKTMADMVRSTGQGEVFRAKDLADFLRAAKLVLADPDKYRAAYDRPGLLEQWSWEAQAATLDQLYARLLPHAPAAPAPHDVDRAVDTGSGQPDPAAGPGIVVPVAQP; encoded by the coding sequence ATGGATCTCAATGGCGTTGTCGCGGCGCGCCCCACTCGGGGCCGGGTCGTCATGGTGGTCGACAACGGCGTGCACGGTGACTCCCGGGTGCAGAAGTCCGCCCGCTCGGCCGCGGAAGCCGGCTGGGACGTCATCCTGATCGGGATGAAGGGTGACTCGGAGGTCGAGTCGTGGCGGCTCGGCGACGCCGAGGTGCGGCTCGTCCCGGTCGCCAAACAGCTGGCGGAGCCCGCGTTCCGGCGCGGCGGCTCGCTGCGCCGGCCGTTCGCCTACGCCGACGGCCGGCACGTCGGCCGCCGGCAGCAACTCATGAAGGCCTGGCGCGCCGACATCGTGGCCCGGATCGCCCAGCAGCGGGCCGAGCGCGGCAAGGCCGGCGGTCGGGGCCTCCCGCGACTGATCGTCCCCCGGGCCGGGCTCGCGCTGGCCAGCCGCTGGGTGCGTTTCCGGGCCGGGCAGACCCGGAAGCTGCGGGAGGCGCGCGTCCAGCCCGATCAGTGGCTGAACCGCATGACCGTCCGGTACTGGACGGCGACGATGGGCGCGCGTAGCTGGCGCCGGCTGGACCCCTCGCTGTGGGAATGGGAACTCGCCTTCGGCAAGGTCATCGACAACCTGAAGCCCGACATCATCCACGCGCACGACTTCAAGATGGTCGGCGTCGGCGCGCGGGCAGCCGCCCGGGCGCGGGCCCGGGGCCGCGACGTACGGTTCGTCTTCGACGCCCACGAGTACGTGCCCGGCCTGCTGCCCCGGACGCCCGGCTGGCTTGAGGCGCAGGTCGCCTACGAGCGCGAGTACATCCGGCAGGCCGACGCGGTGGTCACCGTCTCCGACGCGCTGGCCGACCTGCTGCGGACCGACCACCGGTTGGCCGAGAAGCCCACCGTCGTGATGAACTCCCCCGTGCTCTCCACGGCCGAGGCTGCCGACGACGACACTCCGGTGCGGGATCTGCGGGCGCTGTGCGGGCTCGGCCCCGACACCCCGCTGCTGGCCTACTCGGGCGGGATCACCGTGGTACGCGGCGTGGACCTCGTCGTCGAGGCCCTTACCCATCTGCCGGACGTGCACCTGGCGATGCTCTCGGTGGCGCCGAGCGGGATCGTCAGCCGGGCCGCCGCAAAGCTCCGGGAGCAGGCGGTCGCCCTCGGCGTGGCCGACCGGGTCCACCTGCTGCCGTACGTGCCGCACTGGCAGGTGTCCCGGGTGCTGGCCAGCGCCGACGCGGCGGTGAGCCCGCTGCACCACCTGCCGAACCACGAGATCGCGTTGAGCAACAAGTTCTTCGAGTACTCGCATGCCCGGTTGCCGCTGATCGTCAGCGACGTGAAGACGATGGCCGACATGGTGCGGTCGACGGGCCAGGGCGAGGTCTTCCGGGCGAAGGACCTGGCCGACTTCCTCCGTGCCGCGAAGTTGGTGCTGGCCGATCCGGACAAGTACCGTGCCGCGTACGACCGGCCGGGCCTGCTCGAGCAGTGGAGCTGGGAGGCGCAGGCGGCGACCCTGGACCAGTTGTATGCCCGGCTGCTGCCCCACGCCCCGGCGGCCCCCGCCCCGCACGACGTCGACCGGGCCGTGGACACCGGTTCCGGGCAGCCCGATCCGGCCGCTGGCCCCGGCATCGTCGTGCCGGTCGCACAGCCCTGA